From Pelotomaculum schinkii, the proteins below share one genomic window:
- a CDS encoding InlB B-repeat-containing protein has translation MIRKRRSRLLACLMILAMLCTMLPTAALAAEGPSGGAAGAEVSVTDATYSVTVDSAITGGSIAVNPASGSAGDTITVFVTPDSGKQLVAGSLKYTADGGETHTEITATDGVYSFVLPAADVTVTATFEALPSSLTINTREELLAFAAAVNGGDTFEGRTVILGGDIALDGDGLYTTADEYFQDGLPDYSGTFTVPTVSAEAEIWTPIGTSTNQFRGAFDGKGHTVSGLYTDMTASYQGLFGYVGQGGDVKNITVSGVVAGVQYVGGIAGFVNGGTIENAVNRAVIYASGGASPGGSGTNRIGHAGGVVGMGTGTASAPVTIAGCANYGTVTAPNCNQGGRVGGIVGIFDLTGDYATISNCFNAAEIKAYQYAGGIVGGQFASYVTISACCNTGTVTGTSSGKTYAGGIAGKSCGPVVDCYNTGNIVSTATSGNVPTRFAGIAGETQNSTATITNCYSIGRVSGASTIGTSGNIVGSQSVSPVNCYYLNATALSGAGDSGTTTVKTEEELKAPAMPAALGAAFAYDSNGCNGGYPVLAWQNGSSPGPAAHAITLNFDSAAATVSASAAEAEPGETVTITISDLETGKRVQSVTAIDANSIVYPVTTVTENASYTFTMGSSAVSVTVLFENVVAGGDPYVFTVAPGIDPIWTVDVASSGLNENEIIAGSTVTVTVTRMADAITASLEGITVRDAGNGTVPSSTFSTTSGGYNTISGGVYTFIMPESAVTIGLDVSYMPLSIYTKTGEDGTPALVKTYTREEMIALAGTEPIYYTGYDRYPTAVIGKAVQAVRLTDLLDNAGVSFGEGNTLKLNALDESSRTYAYEDLYEENRCYYPNIAAAGNKEAGKTPIDAMLVIKGYQKRFIEFEQGQDIDDMACDTLNAYRFVYGQTEAQFNGGTPLIENATVGDFLKYTCAITIITPEAGNPKYTVDPVADGSVYEVGETGGIKTMTVKTGVSGLKYFGTQIAPVIKHAGQEAVVFTHLRDGVQLSLNITKADFDLVAEAQSGFNVQAGDMVKVFIVDDLTNDVDHNPTLLQ, from the coding sequence ATGATCAGAAAAAGACGCAGCCGTTTGCTGGCCTGCCTGATGATTTTAGCCATGCTTTGCACCATGCTTCCCACCGCCGCTTTGGCGGCGGAAGGTCCATCGGGCGGCGCCGCGGGTGCAGAGGTTTCGGTCACGGACGCGACCTACAGCGTGACCGTGGACAGCGCCATAACCGGCGGGAGCATTGCGGTGAATCCGGCCAGCGGTAGCGCGGGTGATACCATCACCGTGTTTGTGACACCGGACAGCGGCAAGCAGCTGGTGGCGGGCAGCCTCAAATACACGGCGGACGGCGGCGAGACCCACACCGAAATAACCGCCACAGACGGCGTGTACAGCTTCGTTCTCCCGGCGGCTGATGTAACCGTAACCGCTACTTTCGAGGCTCTTCCGTCGTCTCTTACCATCAACACCAGGGAAGAACTTCTCGCCTTTGCGGCGGCTGTGAACGGAGGCGATACCTTTGAAGGCAGGACCGTCATTCTCGGCGGCGACATCGCGCTGGACGGTGACGGCCTCTATACCACGGCGGATGAGTATTTCCAGGACGGCCTCCCGGATTATTCCGGCACTTTCACCGTGCCTACCGTTTCTGCGGAGGCCGAGATCTGGACGCCCATCGGCACCAGCACAAACCAGTTCAGGGGCGCCTTTGACGGCAAGGGCCATACCGTCAGCGGCCTTTATACCGATATGACCGCTTCCTATCAGGGACTCTTCGGATACGTTGGGCAGGGCGGCGACGTCAAAAACATCACGGTTTCCGGCGTAGTCGCCGGCGTGCAGTATGTGGGCGGCATCGCGGGCTTTGTAAACGGCGGCACCATTGAAAACGCTGTGAACCGCGCGGTCATTTACGCCTCCGGCGGCGCCAGCCCGGGCGGCAGCGGAACCAACAGGATTGGCCATGCGGGCGGTGTAGTCGGCATGGGAACCGGCACGGCGAGCGCTCCCGTAACCATTGCAGGCTGCGCCAACTACGGCACGGTCACGGCGCCCAATTGCAATCAGGGTGGCCGGGTCGGCGGCATCGTGGGCATCTTTGATCTAACGGGAGACTACGCGACCATTTCCAATTGCTTCAACGCCGCTGAAATCAAGGCGTATCAGTATGCCGGCGGCATCGTGGGCGGCCAGTTCGCCTCTTATGTTACCATCAGCGCCTGCTGCAACACCGGAACCGTCACCGGCACTTCTTCCGGCAAGACCTATGCGGGCGGCATCGCGGGCAAGAGCTGCGGCCCCGTTGTGGATTGCTACAACACGGGCAACATTGTCTCCACGGCGACTTCCGGCAACGTACCCACCCGTTTTGCCGGCATTGCAGGCGAAACACAGAACAGCACCGCCACAATCACAAACTGCTACAGTATCGGGCGGGTGTCCGGCGCGTCTACCATCGGCACCAGCGGCAATATTGTCGGCAGCCAGTCGGTCAGCCCTGTCAACTGCTATTACCTCAACGCCACCGCGCTTTCCGGAGCGGGAGACAGCGGCACCACGACGGTCAAGACCGAAGAGGAACTGAAAGCGCCGGCCATGCCCGCCGCTCTGGGCGCTGCCTTCGCCTATGACAGCAACGGCTGCAACGGCGGATATCCGGTGCTGGCCTGGCAGAACGGGTCGAGCCCCGGGCCGGCCGCTCACGCCATTACGCTCAACTTCGACAGCGCGGCGGCAACCGTATCCGCATCTGCAGCCGAAGCGGAGCCGGGCGAGACTGTAACCATCACCATCTCAGATCTAGAAACCGGCAAGCGGGTGCAGAGCGTTACCGCCATTGACGCCAACAGCATCGTTTATCCCGTGACCACGGTAACAGAAAACGCGTCCTACACCTTCACCATGGGCTCCAGCGCGGTCAGCGTCACGGTGCTCTTTGAAAACGTCGTTGCAGGCGGCGATCCCTATGTTTTCACCGTCGCTCCCGGTATCGATCCCATCTGGACCGTCGATGTGGCCTCCTCCGGCTTGAACGAGAATGAGATTATCGCCGGTTCGACCGTGACCGTGACGGTAACCCGCATGGCAGACGCCATAACGGCCAGCCTTGAAGGCATCACCGTCAGGGATGCCGGAAACGGGACGGTTCCCTCATCAACCTTTTCCACCACCTCGGGCGGATACAATACGATTAGCGGCGGCGTTTACACCTTTATTATGCCGGAGAGCGCCGTGACCATCGGTCTTGATGTTTCTTACATGCCGCTTTCCATTTATACCAAGACCGGTGAGGATGGGACCCCCGCTCTGGTCAAAACTTACACCCGGGAAGAAATGATTGCCCTTGCCGGTACCGAACCCATTTATTACACCGGTTATGACAGGTATCCCACCGCAGTAATCGGCAAGGCGGTACAGGCCGTCAGGCTGACAGACCTGCTGGATAATGCCGGTGTGAGCTTTGGAGAGGGCAATACCCTTAAGCTGAACGCGCTGGATGAGTCCTCCCGCACTTACGCTTACGAGGATCTTTACGAGGAGAACCGCTGCTACTATCCTAACATCGCCGCGGCGGGAAACAAGGAAGCGGGCAAGACGCCGATCGACGCCATGCTCGTGATCAAGGGATATCAGAAGCGGTTTATCGAGTTTGAGCAGGGTCAGGATATCGATGATATGGCGTGCGATACCCTGAATGCTTACCGCTTTGTGTACGGTCAGACCGAGGCGCAGTTCAACGGAGGGACGCCCCTGATTGAAAATGCGACCGTCGGCGACTTCCTGAAGTACACCTGTGCCATCACCATCATTACGCCTGAGGCGGGTAACCCCAAATACACGGTTGACCCCGTGGCGGACGGGTCGGTTTACGAAGTGGGCGAGACAGGCGGGATCAAAACCATGACTGTCAAAACCGGCGTCAGCGGCCTGAAATATTTCGGGACGCAGATAGCGCCGGTTATCAAGCATGCAGGGCAGGAGGCCGTGGTCTTCACCCATCTGCGCGACGGTGTCCAGTTAAGCCTCAACATTACCAAAGCGGATTTCGACCTGGTTGCCGAAGCCCAGTCCGGCTTCAACGTCCAGGCCGGTGATATGGTTAAGGTATTCATAGTGGACGACTTAACCAACGATGTGGACCATAACCCGACCTTGTTGCAGTAG